Proteins encoded by one window of Sediminicoccus rosea:
- a CDS encoding Bug family tripartite tricarboxylate transporter substrate binding protein, whose product MPRRSLLAAAGLAAASGGASAQAAWPERSIRWVVPFPPAGTADILARLLGERVAPRLGQPVVVDNRAGAGGTVAANLLAQARGDQYLVMVSNFAPHAASPTLFPNITYDAQRDFTHLGLLGALPMVLAVNPSFPAQDARALLAMARAQGSAFTLGYGGTGTASHLIGLALQKAAGMDATLVGYRGSAQLHVDVIAGTVPVMFDTLSAAIGHIRAGRLRALAVSSPERSAALPDVPCFPELGLADAVGMNWFGFCATAGLPPAIAVRWVAELRAVLAMPEVTERLSGLGVEGTNMDPAMMTALVGREVARWREVIRANNVTPG is encoded by the coding sequence GTGCCGCGCCGCAGCCTGCTGGCGGCGGCCGGGCTTGCGGCGGCCAGCGGCGGCGCCAGCGCCCAGGCCGCCTGGCCCGAGCGTTCCATCCGCTGGGTGGTGCCCTTCCCGCCGGCCGGCACGGCCGACATCCTGGCCCGGCTGCTGGGCGAGCGTGTCGCACCCCGCCTCGGCCAGCCCGTGGTGGTGGACAATCGCGCGGGCGCCGGCGGCACCGTGGCGGCCAACCTCCTGGCCCAGGCGCGCGGCGACCAATACCTGGTGATGGTGAGCAATTTCGCGCCGCACGCGGCCTCGCCCACGCTCTTCCCCAACATCACCTATGACGCGCAGCGGGACTTCACCCATCTCGGCCTGCTGGGCGCGCTGCCCATGGTGCTGGCGGTGAATCCGAGCTTTCCGGCGCAGGATGCGCGGGCGCTGCTGGCCATGGCGCGCGCCCAGGGCAGCGCCTTCACGCTCGGCTATGGCGGCACCGGCACCGCCTCGCACCTCATCGGCCTCGCGCTGCAGAAGGCGGCGGGGATGGATGCCACGCTGGTCGGCTATCGCGGCTCGGCCCAGCTGCATGTGGACGTGATCGCGGGCACGGTGCCCGTGATGTTCGACACGCTGAGTGCCGCCATCGGCCATATCCGTGCCGGCCGGCTGCGCGCCCTGGCCGTCAGCTCGCCCGAGCGCAGCGCGGCGCTGCCCGATGTGCCCTGCTTCCCCGAGCTTGGCCTCGCCGATGCGGTGGGCATGAACTGGTTCGGCTTCTGCGCCACCGCCGGCCTGCCCCCCGCCATCGCGGTGCGCTGGGTCGCCGAGCTGCGCGCCGTCCTGGCCATGCCCGAGGTGACGGAGCGCCTCTCGGGCCTCGGCGTCGAGGGCACGAACATGGACCCGGCGATGATGACCGCGCTGGTCGGCCGCGAGGTGGCGCGCTGGCGCGAGGTGATCCGCGCGAACAACGTCACGCCAGGCTAA
- a CDS encoding LLM class flavin-dependent oxidoreductase: MRQMHLGLFLLGTGSHVAGWRMPGAVTSFQDIAAIRAMAAQAERACFDLIFMGDNLYADPDAHPSYTLRLEPLTMLAALAMTTTHIGLGATVSTTYSDPWSVARAFASLDHISGGRAAWNAVTTSSALAGANFGRVHPNHAERYAVAGEFLDVVMGLWDGWADGALVADRATGQYLDPAKLRVLNHNGPHFQVKGPLNIGRTPQGRPVILQAGGSEPGLDLAARSADVVFSVVQDLGEARAQYAALKSRLARHGRRPEDVSVLPGVMPVVGRTEREALDKLAVLQGFINPQNARMLLAERLGVNLDAHEMDAPLNAVPLKEGSHGFTQSLLNKARRDNLTLRDVYNLLGAARGHWVLCGSAEQVADTLQAWFEGGAADGFNVMPSHFPDGFEDFIELVVPILQARGLFRTRYAGPMLRDQLGLARPPSPF, encoded by the coding sequence ATGCGCCAGATGCACCTCGGCCTCTTCCTGCTCGGCACCGGCAGCCATGTGGCCGGCTGGCGCATGCCGGGCGCCGTCACCAGCTTCCAGGACATCGCCGCCATCCGCGCCATGGCCGCGCAGGCCGAGCGCGCCTGCTTCGACCTGATCTTCATGGGCGACAACCTCTACGCCGACCCCGACGCCCACCCCTCCTACACGCTGCGGCTCGAGCCGCTGACCATGCTGGCCGCACTCGCGATGACGACCACGCATATCGGCCTCGGTGCCACCGTCTCCACCACCTACAGCGACCCCTGGAGTGTCGCGCGCGCCTTCGCCTCGCTCGATCACATCAGCGGCGGGCGGGCGGCGTGGAATGCCGTCACCACCTCCAGCGCGCTGGCCGGTGCCAATTTCGGCCGCGTCCACCCGAACCATGCGGAGCGCTATGCGGTGGCGGGCGAGTTCCTGGACGTGGTGATGGGCCTCTGGGATGGCTGGGCGGATGGCGCGCTGGTGGCCGACCGCGCGACGGGCCAGTACCTGGACCCCGCCAAGCTGCGCGTGCTGAACCACAATGGCCCGCATTTCCAGGTGAAAGGCCCGCTGAACATCGGCCGCACGCCCCAGGGAAGGCCGGTGATCCTGCAGGCCGGCGGCTCCGAGCCTGGTCTCGATCTCGCGGCGCGCAGCGCGGATGTGGTGTTTTCCGTCGTGCAGGATCTGGGCGAGGCGCGGGCGCAATATGCTGCGCTGAAATCCCGCCTGGCGCGGCATGGCCGCCGCCCGGAGGATGTCTCCGTGCTGCCCGGCGTGATGCCCGTGGTGGGCCGCACCGAGCGCGAGGCGCTGGACAAGCTCGCGGTGCTGCAAGGCTTCATCAACCCGCAGAACGCACGCATGCTGCTGGCCGAGCGGCTGGGCGTGAATCTCGACGCGCATGAGATGGACGCGCCGCTCAATGCCGTGCCGCTGAAGGAGGGCAGCCACGGCTTCACGCAGTCCCTGCTGAACAAGGCGCGGCGCGACAACCTGACCCTGCGCGATGTCTACAACCTGCTGGGGGCCGCGCGCGGCCACTGGGTGCTTTGCGGCTCGGCCGAGCAGGTGGCCGACACCTTGCAGGCCTGGTTCGAGGGCGGGGCCGCGGATGGCTTCAACGTGATGCCCTCGCATTTCCCCGACGGCTTCGAGGATTTCATCGAGCTCGTCGTGCCCATCCTGCAGGCGCGCGGGCTGTTCCGCACCCGCTATGCCGGGCCCATGCTGCGCGACCAGCTGGGACTCGCGCGGCCGCCCAGCCCCTTCTAG
- a CDS encoding aspartate/glutamate racemase family protein, which produces MRLLIANANTTQAITAMCAEAARAAASPGTEIIAATPRFGPEVISSRAENIIAGHALLALLAEHAGQVDGVVLAVSHDTALEAARQLMPCPVVGMTEAACFTACLVGGRFGLVTFGGVDTYRERIAQHGLAGRLASLVGVDATPQESVRDPEGVQRKVASGIARAVSEGAESVILGGAALAGYAARMQAEAAVPLLDGMACGVKLAEMLVTLKLPKPSAGSFAAPRGRNSIGLSPELAAMLKG; this is translated from the coding sequence ATGCGTCTGCTGATCGCCAATGCCAACACCACCCAGGCCATCACGGCGATGTGCGCCGAGGCCGCCCGCGCCGCGGCCAGCCCGGGCACCGAGATCATCGCCGCCACGCCCCGCTTCGGGCCCGAGGTGATCAGCAGCCGCGCCGAGAACATCATCGCGGGCCATGCGCTGCTGGCCCTTCTCGCCGAGCATGCGGGCCAGGTGGATGGCGTGGTGCTGGCCGTCAGCCATGACACGGCGCTGGAGGCGGCGCGCCAGCTCATGCCCTGCCCGGTGGTGGGCATGACCGAGGCCGCCTGCTTCACCGCCTGCCTGGTGGGCGGGCGCTTCGGCCTGGTCACCTTCGGTGGCGTGGACACCTATCGCGAGCGCATCGCGCAGCACGGGCTGGCCGGGCGCCTCGCCTCGCTGGTGGGCGTGGACGCGACCCCGCAGGAAAGCGTGCGCGACCCTGAGGGCGTGCAGCGCAAGGTCGCTTCCGGCATCGCGCGCGCCGTCTCGGAAGGGGCGGAGAGCGTGATCCTGGGTGGTGCCGCACTCGCCGGCTATGCGGCGCGGATGCAGGCGGAGGCTGCCGTGCCGCTGCTGGACGGCATGGCCTGCGGCGTGAAGCTGGCCGAGATGCTGGTCACGCTGAAACTCCCCAAGCCTTCCGCCGGCAGCTTCGCCGCGCCGCGCGGGCGCAATTCCATCGGCCTCTCGCCCGAGCTGGCGGCGATGCTGAAGGGCTAG
- a CDS encoding M20/M25/M40 family metallo-hydrolase, with protein sequence MEAKLDLPFDNEAMLAGLRTWVECESPTHDAAAVNRMMALAARHLALMGATVETIPGRMGFGDCVRARLPHTSNEPGILVMAHLDTVHPVGTLANGLPFRREGDKAYGPGIQDMKGGTYLAIEAIRQLAIAGIATSKPVTVLLTPDEEVGSPSTRDLIEAEAARHSVVLVPEPARPDGGVVTGRYAIARFNLRTTGKPSHAGARLGEGRSAIREMCKQVIAIEEMTTEACTFSVGVIHAGQWVNCVATYCDAEALSMAKRQEDLDAAVEIMLNRKATGNDVSLEVTRGVTRPVWEPDAKVMALHAKAEAIAKRLGFALPHQSSGGGSDGNFTGAMGIPTLDGLGIIGAQAHTLEEHVIVSSMAPRAKLFAGLLQSV encoded by the coding sequence ATGGAAGCCAAGCTCGACCTGCCCTTCGACAATGAAGCGATGCTCGCGGGGCTTCGCACCTGGGTCGAGTGCGAAAGCCCGACGCATGATGCCGCCGCCGTGAACCGCATGATGGCGCTGGCCGCGCGGCACCTGGCGCTGATGGGTGCGACCGTCGAGACGATTCCCGGCCGCATGGGCTTCGGCGACTGCGTCCGCGCCCGCCTCCCGCACACGAGCAACGAGCCCGGCATCCTGGTGATGGCGCATCTCGACACGGTGCACCCGGTCGGCACGCTGGCCAATGGCCTGCCCTTCCGCCGCGAGGGCGACAAGGCCTATGGGCCCGGCATCCAGGACATGAAGGGCGGCACCTATCTCGCGATCGAGGCGATCCGCCAGCTCGCCATCGCCGGCATCGCCACCTCCAAGCCCGTGACCGTCCTGCTGACGCCCGATGAAGAGGTCGGCAGCCCCTCCACGCGGGACCTGATCGAGGCCGAGGCGGCGCGCCACTCGGTGGTGCTGGTGCCCGAGCCCGCGCGGCCCGATGGCGGCGTCGTCACCGGCCGCTATGCCATCGCGCGCTTCAACCTGCGCACCACCGGCAAGCCCTCCCATGCCGGCGCGCGGCTGGGCGAGGGCCGCAGCGCCATTCGCGAGATGTGCAAGCAGGTCATCGCCATCGAGGAGATGACGACCGAGGCCTGCACCTTCTCGGTCGGCGTCATCCATGCCGGGCAATGGGTGAATTGCGTGGCGACCTATTGCGACGCCGAGGCGCTCTCCATGGCCAAGCGCCAGGAGGATCTGGATGCGGCGGTCGAGATCATGCTGAACCGCAAGGCCACCGGGAATGACGTGTCGCTCGAGGTCACGCGCGGCGTGACCCGCCCCGTCTGGGAGCCGGATGCCAAGGTGATGGCGCTGCACGCCAAGGCCGAGGCCATCGCCAAGCGCCTGGGCTTCGCCCTGCCGCACCAATCCTCGGGCGGCGGCTCGGACGGCAATTTCACCGGCGCCATGGGCATCCCGACGCTGGATGGCCTCGGCATCATCGGCGCCCAGGCGCATACGCTGGAGGAGCATGTGATCGTCAGCAGCATGGCGCCGCGGGCCAAGCTGTTTGCCGGGCTGCTCCAAAGCGTCTGA
- a CDS encoding TAXI family TRAP transporter solute-binding subunit, translated as MMRRSLLASPAAFAIAGGASAQTAAPALVIHTAGQGSPFVTYGEAIAALLGRHGITATVAASTGSLQNLTAVEDNANALGTAFLGSAWDAVQGTPAAGGRRHTRVRALWPMYETSFQVAALTASGLTRFAQLDGKRVGAGPARGPAETFLQAAAEAAGIRIQIVSGSPAEMTEGLLAGRMDALWQGAIVPIPSILAALARAPGVVFGPGAEVAARVTQRLPMLAPTTLPPGTYPGQTAPIESFAAWNFIVANRALSDATAYAITRLVLSVADPAREIGPVAATTRAANAVHNRVLPFHPGALRFYREAGVAPLAAPVD; from the coding sequence ATGATGCGCCGCTCCCTGCTCGCCTCCCCCGCCGCCTTCGCCATCGCGGGCGGCGCCTCGGCGCAGACCGCCGCACCTGCGCTGGTGATCCACACGGCGGGGCAGGGCAGCCCCTTCGTCACCTATGGTGAGGCCATCGCGGCACTGCTCGGGCGCCACGGCATCACGGCGACGGTGGCGGCCAGCACCGGCTCGCTGCAGAACCTGACGGCCGTGGAGGACAATGCCAATGCGCTGGGCACCGCCTTCCTCGGCTCCGCCTGGGATGCGGTGCAGGGCACGCCGGCGGCGGGCGGCCGGCGCCACACGCGCGTGCGCGCCCTCTGGCCCATGTATGAGACGAGCTTCCAGGTGGCGGCGCTGACCGCCAGCGGCCTCACCCGCTTCGCGCAGCTCGACGGCAAGCGCGTGGGTGCCGGCCCCGCGCGCGGCCCGGCCGAGACCTTCCTGCAGGCGGCGGCGGAGGCGGCGGGCATCCGCATCCAGATCGTCAGCGGCAGCCCGGCCGAGATGACCGAAGGGCTGCTCGCGGGCCGGATGGACGCGCTCTGGCAGGGGGCCATCGTGCCCATCCCCTCCATCCTGGCGGCACTCGCCCGCGCCCCTGGCGTGGTCTTCGGCCCGGGGGCGGAGGTGGCGGCGCGGGTCACGCAGCGCCTGCCCATGCTGGCGCCCACCACCCTGCCGCCCGGCACCTATCCCGGCCAGACCGCGCCGATCGAGAGCTTCGCGGCCTGGAACTTCATCGTCGCCAATCGCGCGCTGAGCGACGCCACGGCCTATGCCATCACGCGACTGGTGCTGTCCGTGGCCGATCCGGCGCGGGAGATCGGCCCCGTGGCGGCGACGACTCGGGCCGCGAATGCGGTGCACAACCGCGTGCTGCCCTTCCACCCGGGCGCGCTGCGCTTCTACCGCGAGGCCGGCGTCGCCCCCCTGGCCGCCCCGGTGGACTGA